The following proteins are encoded in a genomic region of Parachlamydiales bacterium:
- a CDS encoding DEAD/DEAH box helicase, with protein MSDFKKFAIPESLIKALDKINITTPTPIQDKTIPVALEGKDILASAQTGTGKTIAYSLPLLTYLLKNPRALALIIAPTRELAAQVNQSLRLIINKNFTMNTALLIGGESMFKQFAQLRAKPQIIIGTPGRITDHLTRGSLKLQETKFLIIDEADRMLDMGFGIQLEKIETFLPAVRQTLMFSATFPANIEKLSQRYLKDPQRIAVGSVTDAAPKIKQEVLHTHHAEKFGLLSKELELREGSIIVFVKTKKSADRLAEELQELGHNTDAIHGDLHQRKRDKVIQAFRSKKSRILIATDVAARGLDIPHVMHVINYDLPQCPEDYIHRIGRTARAGAEGNALCLIAPDDRFKWKCIQKLMNPQESKDLAKVPDQSNYLKAYDKNDFSKRRHIEQRKKKRPFFGEKMSVPAGRKPFKK; from the coding sequence ATGTCAGACTTTAAAAAATTTGCTATTCCAGAATCTCTTATCAAAGCTCTTGATAAGATCAATATTACAACTCCTACTCCTATCCAAGATAAAACCATTCCGGTTGCTTTGGAAGGTAAAGATATTTTGGCTTCAGCACAAACTGGTACAGGCAAAACAATTGCCTACTCTCTTCCTCTTCTAACTTACCTACTGAAAAATCCGCGCGCACTAGCACTCATTATTGCTCCTACACGCGAACTCGCAGCTCAGGTTAACCAGTCGCTCCGCCTAATCATCAACAAAAACTTCACGATGAATACCGCTCTGCTTATCGGTGGTGAATCGATGTTTAAACAATTCGCTCAACTTAGGGCAAAACCTCAAATCATTATCGGTACACCTGGCCGTATCACCGACCACCTAACACGCGGATCGCTAAAACTCCAGGAAACAAAGTTCCTTATTATTGACGAAGCTGACCGTATGCTTGATATGGGCTTCGGCATCCAGCTTGAAAAAATCGAAACTTTCCTTCCAGCTGTCCGCCAAACTCTAATGTTCTCCGCGACATTCCCTGCCAATATCGAAAAACTCTCTCAAAGATATTTGAAAGATCCTCAACGTATTGCAGTGGGTTCTGTTACCGATGCTGCTCCTAAGATTAAACAGGAAGTTCTCCACACTCACCATGCGGAAAAATTCGGACTCCTCTCTAAAGAACTTGAACTCCGCGAAGGCTCCATCATCGTTTTCGTTAAAACGAAAAAAAGCGCTGATAGATTGGCCGAAGAACTTCAAGAACTTGGACATAATACTGATGCTATCCACGGTGACTTACACCAAAGAAAGCGTGATAAAGTTATCCAAGCTTTCCGTAGCAAAAAAAGCCGTATCCTTATCGCAACAGACGTCGCAGCTCGCGGTTTAGATATTCCTCACGTGATGCACGTCATTAACTATGACCTGCCACAGTGCCCAGAAGACTATATCCACCGTATCGGTAGAACAGCCCGTGCCGGAGCAGAAGGCAACGCGCTTTGTTTGATCGCACCTGACGACAGATTCAAATGGAAATGTATTCAGAAGCTAATGAACCCGCAAGAATCTAAAGATCTTGCCAAAGTTCCTGATCAATCCAACTACCTCAAAGCATACGACAAAAACGACTTTTCAAAACGCAGACATATCGAACAAAGAAAGAAAAAAAGACCTTTCTTCGGCGAAAAAATGTCTGTTCCTGCTGGAAGAAAACCATTTAAAAAATGA
- a CDS encoding ClbS/DfsB family four-helix bundle protein, whose protein sequence is MNYQSPLSREVFQAYSHLSTIVEQMDKTHRNIENIEGTGGIVSVADIIAYQIGWGRFLLRWYQDGLNGKIPLMPGEGFSSWDYKAIARYFYQQYHYDGYSGQAKVFEQTVREILDVVENEFQSGNLDRLGVWQWCTLKSGKEWPLSKWVRVNTSAPYKRAYALIKRHPNN, encoded by the coding sequence ATGAACTATCAATCTCCCCTAAGCCGAGAAGTTTTCCAAGCCTACTCCCACCTAAGCACTATCGTAGAGCAAATGGATAAAACGCATAGAAACATTGAAAACATTGAAGGCACTGGGGGAATAGTCAGTGTAGCAGATATTATTGCCTACCAAATTGGATGGGGTAGATTCCTTTTAAGGTGGTATCAAGATGGCCTTAACGGGAAAATACCATTAATGCCTGGAGAGGGCTTTTCTAGCTGGGATTATAAGGCGATTGCCCGCTATTTTTATCAGCAATATCATTACGATGGGTATAGTGGCCAAGCAAAAGTATTTGAACAGACCGTACGGGAAATATTAGACGTCGTAGAAAATGAATTTCAATCAGGTAATTTAGACCGTTTAGGCGTTTGGCAATGGTGTACGCTTAAGTCTGGAAAAGAGTGGCCTTTGAGCAAATGGGTGAGAGTAAATACTTCCGCTCCCTATAAAAGAGCTTATGCATTAATCAAAAGACATCCTAATAACTAG
- a CDS encoding MFS transporter, translated as MNHLILLNIANFIFNFSRMLSGAIFIIILEDQGITLSTISLAKGGQLLTSMLFVLPSGIIADKYGGKYAILTACIFSIFYYYFLIEPTHEKVIIGEICNGVALAFYTGAYESWLFSLISQKDALNLHTHLARSRELSYLAIVFGGLIGTFISGHIFSSSLILMAGSLIIFLMIKKREENNQIQIQEKTKYFISAFKNLVSKRIGFFLLTSSFLVGGSMQLIYQFWQPFFFKFPDLVDSKQSLGLIFIAFMLTQYFTSKLIRKYVLKSIEQMIYLTGLCWGIASILLLNTILTENFISSIVCFCLFFGMAAVASNLLMAQLGEIVEARLQATAISILDLLGKSLGSSLLIFGDGIVTLSQYSFGWPILIYIFCPLSLWSIVQRKKLCTTQMI; from the coding sequence ATGAATCATTTGATTCTACTTAATATTGCAAATTTTATCTTTAATTTTTCTAGAATGTTATCTGGTGCGATATTCATTATCATCTTGGAAGATCAAGGCATTACATTATCGACAATTTCCCTTGCAAAGGGCGGTCAACTTCTTACTAGCATGCTTTTCGTTTTACCATCGGGAATTATAGCTGATAAATATGGGGGAAAATATGCAATTTTAACAGCCTGTATTTTTTCAATTTTCTATTATTATTTTCTGATCGAACCAACTCATGAAAAAGTAATCATAGGTGAAATTTGCAATGGAGTTGCATTAGCATTCTACACAGGAGCTTACGAATCCTGGCTTTTTTCACTTATCTCGCAAAAGGATGCTCTTAATCTACATACACATTTAGCTCGGTCGCGTGAGTTATCTTATCTTGCTATAGTTTTTGGCGGTCTAATTGGCACCTTTATAAGCGGTCATATTTTTTCTTCTTCATTAATTTTAATGGCTGGATCTTTGATTATTTTTTTAATGATAAAAAAAAGAGAAGAAAACAACCAAATTCAGATTCAAGAAAAAACAAAATATTTCATCTCAGCATTTAAAAACCTTGTGTCTAAAAGAATAGGCTTTTTTCTATTAACATCTTCATTCTTAGTAGGCGGAAGTATGCAATTGATTTATCAGTTTTGGCAACCCTTTTTCTTCAAATTTCCAGATTTAGTAGATTCAAAACAGTCTCTGGGTTTGATTTTTATTGCTTTTATGTTGACTCAATACTTTACATCTAAACTTATTAGAAAATATGTGTTAAAAAGCATAGAGCAAATGATTTATTTAACAGGCTTATGCTGGGGTATAGCTTCAATATTACTCTTGAACACGATTCTAACCGAAAATTTCATTTCATCTATCGTATGTTTTTGTTTATTTTTTGGAATGGCGGCAGTAGCTTCAAATTTGCTGATGGCGCAGCTTGGTGAAATAGTCGAAGCTAGATTACAAGCCACGGCTATTAGCATTTTAGATTTACTTGGAAAATCACTAGGAAGTTCTTTATTAATTTTTGGAGATGGAATCGTTACTCTCTCCCAATATAGTTTTGGGTGGCCCATTTTAATTTATATTTTCTGTCCTCTTTCGCTCTGGTCTATAGTTCAAAGGAAAAAATTATGTACAACTCAAATGATTTAG
- a CDS encoding efflux RND transporter permease subunit — protein sequence MNLSAPFIKRPIMTILLMISLITVGVYSYIKLPVSNLPDVSYPVINVTAAYPGADPSTMANNVASPLEREFLTISGLNSVTSTNTLGNSNLVLRFDLEKNIDSAALDVQAAISRAARNLPPDLPSAPTYRKVNPAQTPILFLALTSDTMPLNKMYDYGNSYIGQSLSKISGVAQVNVGGSPYAVRVQVDPGKIAMLGLTLQDLSEALVAGNPYLPSGYLDNEVLSSTIIANGQILNAEGYNELIAAYPNNSPVRFKDIGNAIDSLQNYRFLLRYITKDTNKPTVILSILPEPGANTVEITNDVFKALQPILQNLPSDLHLEVVRDKSISIRASIDEVQFTLILAFFLVILIIYIYLGSIRDTLIPALVLPISVISTFAIMYALGYSMNNLSLLALILAIGFIIDDAIVVIENIVRHVEMGENPWVASLEGAQQISFTILSMTLSLIAVFLPLIFMPGLLGRILAEFAITLTAITLISGAISITLTPMVCSLLITPQKEEKKGYARFSHKLNDAFLRVYKPALLWTLKHRYVALIVMLISLVASVFFIVKLPKDFIPNDDEGFFIAFTQAAEGTSYERMKQYQEQVNTIFSANPAIDKFISYAANQQFRNGVLYANLVPRAQRKAVLEVIGELQKETAKIPGLNVFYKNIPMIDLSIGSVVKGSYQFALQSLVPENLYQPAEQYINEIKKIPGIVGVNSDLEIKSPQLFVDILRDQASSLGVSALDIERTLALAYAGGRVSRINSPINQYDIILELLPEFQKNPSALGDIYVRSSLSSKVVPLNAVSKWHEGLGLASVNHTDQFPSVTIAFSIAPGFTLDGVLEKLKAYAKELLPKEVTGTVLGAAQAFEESVNGSAILLILTVFAIYVILGILYESFIHPLTILSTLPPAVIGGLLVLYLFNIPLSLYSFLGIILLIGIVKKNGIMIVDFALENVRLHGDSPEKSIYDACVVRFRPIMMTTLTAIMGAIPIALGTGTGAEARRPLGLVIIGGLAVSQMITLFVTPVIYLYLEKWSEKLKMHSAHRPPEGKKRTSPASADQPSAQP from the coding sequence ATGAACCTTTCGGCACCGTTCATCAAAAGACCTATTATGACTATCCTGCTGATGATCTCCCTTATCACGGTGGGCGTCTATAGCTATATTAAATTACCTGTCAGCAATCTGCCTGATGTCTCTTATCCCGTTATCAACGTGACGGCCGCCTACCCCGGTGCTGACCCCAGCACAATGGCTAATAATGTTGCCAGCCCTTTAGAAAGAGAATTTCTAACAATCTCCGGCCTGAACAGTGTGACGTCTACTAACACTTTGGGCAATTCCAATCTTGTTTTACGCTTCGATCTTGAAAAAAATATCGATAGTGCGGCCCTGGATGTTCAAGCAGCCATTTCTAGGGCAGCAAGGAACCTCCCGCCAGATCTGCCCAGCGCCCCGACTTACCGCAAAGTTAACCCTGCACAAACACCTATCCTTTTTCTTGCCCTAACCTCCGACACTATGCCTCTGAATAAAATGTATGATTACGGCAATTCCTATATCGGCCAAAGCTTGTCTAAGATTTCCGGTGTAGCACAAGTTAACGTGGGGGGATCTCCTTATGCGGTACGGGTACAGGTAGACCCCGGCAAAATTGCTATGCTGGGTTTGACATTGCAAGACCTGTCAGAAGCACTTGTTGCAGGCAACCCCTATTTACCATCAGGCTATTTAGATAATGAAGTACTTTCTTCTACTATCATTGCTAATGGACAAATATTAAACGCAGAGGGCTATAACGAACTTATCGCTGCCTACCCGAACAACTCTCCTGTACGTTTCAAAGATATTGGAAACGCGATAGACAGCCTGCAAAACTACCGCTTCCTCCTGCGCTACATCACGAAAGATACCAATAAACCCACTGTCATCCTATCTATTCTCCCGGAACCTGGCGCAAATACGGTAGAAATTACCAATGATGTCTTCAAAGCACTGCAGCCTATCTTACAGAATCTTCCTTCAGACCTACATCTGGAGGTTGTACGTGACAAATCGATATCGATCAGGGCCTCTATCGATGAGGTGCAGTTTACATTAATACTTGCGTTCTTCCTTGTGATCCTGATTATTTATATCTACTTAGGCAGCATCAGAGATACCCTCATCCCCGCGCTTGTGCTTCCCATATCAGTAATCAGCACCTTCGCTATCATGTATGCGCTGGGCTATAGCATGAACAACCTTTCATTGCTGGCACTGATTCTAGCGATAGGCTTCATCATCGATGATGCTATTGTTGTTATTGAAAATATCGTGCGCCATGTGGAAATGGGGGAAAACCCTTGGGTCGCTTCGTTAGAAGGTGCCCAACAAATCAGCTTCACCATTCTTTCAATGACTCTTTCACTAATCGCTGTTTTCCTTCCGCTTATCTTCATGCCGGGGTTATTAGGTCGGATTTTAGCAGAATTTGCCATCACATTGACAGCTATCACACTTATTTCCGGAGCGATTTCTATCACTTTGACTCCGATGGTGTGCAGTTTGCTTATTACTCCCCAAAAAGAAGAGAAGAAGGGCTATGCCCGTTTTTCGCATAAACTGAACGATGCGTTCTTAAGGGTCTATAAACCTGCGTTATTGTGGACACTGAAACACCGCTACGTAGCCCTTATTGTCATGCTAATAAGTCTAGTTGCGAGCGTATTCTTCATAGTAAAACTTCCCAAAGATTTTATCCCTAATGATGATGAAGGTTTTTTTATCGCCTTTACCCAGGCTGCTGAAGGCACCTCTTACGAAAGAATGAAGCAGTATCAAGAACAAGTGAATACTATCTTCTCTGCCAACCCAGCCATAGATAAATTCATTTCCTATGCAGCCAATCAGCAATTCCGCAATGGGGTCCTGTATGCCAATCTAGTCCCGCGCGCCCAACGTAAAGCAGTTCTAGAAGTCATAGGGGAACTTCAGAAGGAAACTGCAAAAATTCCCGGCTTGAATGTCTTCTATAAAAATATCCCTATGATTGACCTCTCCATTGGATCCGTGGTTAAGGGGTCTTATCAATTTGCTCTACAAAGTTTAGTACCGGAAAATCTGTATCAGCCTGCGGAACAATATATTAATGAAATCAAGAAAATCCCTGGAATTGTAGGTGTTAACAGTGATTTGGAAATCAAATCCCCACAGCTATTTGTGGATATATTGAGGGATCAAGCCTCGTCTCTGGGTGTTTCCGCCTTAGATATTGAAAGAACCTTAGCGCTTGCTTATGCGGGCGGCAGAGTATCACGCATCAACAGCCCTATTAACCAATATGATATCATCCTTGAACTGCTTCCCGAATTTCAAAAAAACCCCTCTGCACTAGGTGATATCTATGTACGGTCTTCACTTTCATCAAAAGTGGTCCCCCTAAATGCTGTGTCCAAATGGCATGAAGGTCTAGGACTTGCCAGCGTAAACCATACAGACCAATTTCCCTCCGTTACCATAGCCTTTAGCATAGCTCCAGGCTTTACCTTAGATGGCGTCCTCGAAAAACTGAAAGCGTATGCGAAGGAACTCCTGCCTAAAGAAGTGACAGGAACAGTCTTAGGAGCTGCGCAAGCTTTTGAGGAATCTGTCAACGGTTCAGCCATTCTGCTTATCTTAACTGTGTTCGCTATCTATGTAATCCTTGGCATTCTTTATGAAAGTTTTATCCATCCATTAACGATTTTATCCACCCTGCCTCCAGCGGTCATTGGTGGTCTTTTAGTTCTTTACCTATTTAACATTCCCCTTTCTCTCTATTCTTTCTTAGGGATCATCCTCCTTATTGGTATTGTAAAGAAAAACGGCATCATGATTGTTGACTTTGCATTGGAAAATGTGCGGCTGCATGGGGACTCACCGGAAAAATCTATTTATGATGCCTGTGTCGTACGTTTCCGACCTATCATGATGACAACACTGACAGCGATCATGGGTGCAATTCCTATTGCCTTGGGAACAGGAACAGGTGCAGAAGCGCGCCGTCCATTAGGCCTGGTCATCATCGGGGGTTTGGCTGTTTCACAGATGATTACTCTTTTTGTCACGCCGGTGATCTATCTCTATTTAGAAAAGTGGAGCGAAAAGCTTAAAATGCATTCGGCTCATAGACCTCCAGAAGGGAAAAAACGTACAAGTCCAGCTTCAGCAGATCAGCCGTCCGCCCAACCTTAA
- a CDS encoding NAD(P)/FAD-dependent oxidoreductase — MSGHFDVIVVGGGAAGFFSALTIKETFPEKKLLLVEKSSHLLNKVRISGGGRCNVTHACFEPRPLTQNYPRGNKALIGPFHTFQPQDMIQWLGSRGVELKVESDGRMFPITDSSQTIIDCFLREAEKLGLEIRQKQSLHSVVKDGDNFVLEFPTYKLTCDKLILCTGSSPQGHLLAQNLGHSIQPPVPSLFTFNTPTSPLLDLAGIAVNPVEITILQTKYSQKGPLLITHWGFSGPAALKLSAWSARHLHECNYNAHISIDWLPEIKADVIKNQLLQLRNNNPNQYLANHPQYNIPKNLWKRLIDLSKIDSKKRLAELNNQAFESLISNLKQSIHKVEGKTTYKEEFVTCGGITLDEVNFKTMESRICKNLFFAGEVLDIDAVTGGFNFQNAWTTAFIAGKYLE; from the coding sequence ATGAGCGGCCACTTTGACGTCATCGTAGTAGGCGGCGGAGCCGCCGGTTTCTTTAGTGCATTAACCATTAAAGAGACCTTTCCTGAAAAGAAACTATTACTCGTTGAAAAGTCAAGCCACTTGCTTAATAAAGTTAGGATTTCCGGAGGGGGGCGCTGCAACGTAACACACGCTTGTTTCGAACCACGCCCCCTCACTCAAAATTATCCTAGGGGTAATAAAGCCCTTATCGGTCCTTTTCACACCTTCCAGCCGCAAGATATGATCCAATGGTTAGGCAGCCGCGGCGTTGAATTAAAAGTGGAAAGCGATGGAAGAATGTTCCCTATCACAGATAGTTCACAGACAATCATCGATTGTTTCTTAAGAGAAGCTGAAAAGCTCGGCCTTGAAATACGGCAGAAGCAATCGCTGCATAGCGTCGTTAAAGACGGTGATAACTTCGTCCTAGAGTTTCCTACGTACAAGCTTACCTGCGATAAACTCATTCTTTGTACAGGAAGCAGCCCGCAAGGACACTTATTAGCACAAAATCTTGGACATTCAATACAACCCCCTGTTCCGTCTTTATTTACCTTCAATACACCCACATCCCCTTTACTTGATCTTGCGGGTATCGCAGTTAATCCCGTGGAAATTACTATCCTCCAGACCAAATATAGTCAGAAGGGCCCCCTTTTAATTACCCACTGGGGATTTAGCGGCCCCGCTGCCCTGAAACTATCTGCCTGGTCTGCCCGCCATCTTCATGAATGTAATTATAATGCACATATTAGCATTGACTGGCTTCCTGAAATAAAAGCAGATGTGATAAAAAACCAGCTCCTCCAACTTAGGAACAACAATCCTAATCAATACCTCGCAAACCATCCACAATATAATATTCCTAAGAACCTTTGGAAAAGACTTATCGATCTTTCAAAAATTGATTCCAAAAAACGCCTTGCTGAACTGAACAATCAGGCCTTTGAATCACTTATCTCCAACCTCAAACAGTCCATCCATAAAGTGGAAGGAAAAACAACTTACAAAGAAGAATTCGTCACATGCGGCGGAATAACTTTAGATGAAGTTAATTTCAAAACAATGGAAAGCCGTATTTGTAAGAATTTATTTTTTGCCGGAGAAGTCCTGGATATTGATGCCGTTACAGGCGGCTTCAATTTCCAAAATGCCTGGACAACGGCATTTATAGCAGGGAAGTATTTAGAATAG
- a CDS encoding AAA family ATPase, whose amino-acid sequence MYNSNDLELDCRIGKKRSVEISFDSASRDKEEDIYRNLTDLSNDLVSIIGREDEIKWMCHRLLCRFKPNILLVGESGVGKTALVEGLAKYAKQSYDNRVNSLQFREFSAGSLIAGTSYRGDFEKKIINLVNHLAANKSHVIFIDEAHALAMTGDIHGGGVDALNLLKPFLTSGEIRCILATTPKELTPLAADKAFMRRFGILQLQPLSKNQMCEALRKKGDYLSKVHNIKIENTFYSFVEENYINLDYGLDSALDFIDEVLAAFSFDQNQSIHQLMQTNFARFLNARRFLNELEFRL is encoded by the coding sequence ATGTACAACTCAAATGATTTAGAATTAGATTGTCGCATAGGCAAGAAAAGAAGTGTTGAAATTTCTTTTGATAGTGCTTCTAGAGATAAAGAAGAGGACATTTATAGAAATCTTACAGATCTTTCAAATGACTTGGTCTCAATCATAGGTCGAGAGGATGAAATTAAATGGATGTGCCATCGTTTATTGTGTCGATTTAAGCCCAATATCTTACTAGTTGGTGAGTCTGGAGTGGGAAAGACTGCATTAGTAGAGGGTTTAGCCAAGTATGCAAAACAATCTTACGACAATAGAGTCAATAGCTTACAATTTAGAGAATTTAGCGCGGGTTCCTTGATTGCTGGCACTTCATATAGAGGTGATTTTGAAAAGAAGATCATTAATTTAGTAAACCATTTAGCAGCAAATAAATCTCATGTTATTTTCATCGACGAGGCTCATGCGCTTGCTATGACAGGCGATATTCATGGGGGTGGCGTGGATGCTCTAAATTTACTAAAACCCTTTCTAACTTCAGGAGAAATAAGATGCATCTTAGCTACAACACCGAAAGAGCTGACACCGCTAGCTGCTGATAAAGCATTTATGCGACGTTTTGGAATACTTCAACTTCAACCCTTATCTAAAAATCAAATGTGTGAAGCTTTAAGAAAGAAGGGTGACTATTTAAGTAAGGTGCACAATATAAAGATCGAAAATACCTTTTATTCGTTTGTAGAAGAAAATTATATCAACCTTGATTATGGATTAGATTCCGCTCTCGACTTCATAGATGAAGTTTTAGCAGCTTTTTCTTTTGACCAAAATCAGAGTATTCATCAATTAATGCAAACTAATTTTGCACGGTTTTTAAACGCACGGAGATTTTTGAATGAACTTGAATTTAGACTGTAA
- a CDS encoding ThiF family adenylyltransferase: MNLNLDCKPVIKRSNSASLTQDGKIIVGVVPESSIELEINEEWISSLICLLDGKNKVSDIIKSLNENGYPVLPDEVIEILKSLLEANVLEDFDEYESSLKEEKISSYDAIRYDRQILLFHAQMGKYKDAFKAQNKIKNTRIALVGLGGIGSYAFYALAAMGFGFIRAVDFDHIELSNLSRQILYSENDIGKLKVDVANEKSKGINPHITYDFLNLKISNVEEAIKVIQDVDIAIVAADIPRGKIWQIFSEASFKTNTPILFLGSAQTWVCCGPLIVPGVTPCYDCSAPETVSGDHPVVQFLRDRYTTTLIDPYNSIGASLGVLEAVKYITNFQECRVIGKRLLIDLGTYETFLVAGESKKGCSICGSKN, encoded by the coding sequence ATGAACTTGAATTTAGACTGTAAACCCGTAATAAAAAGATCGAATTCTGCTTCTTTAACTCAAGATGGAAAAATAATAGTAGGCGTTGTACCTGAGTCTAGTATCGAACTTGAGATAAATGAAGAATGGATCTCAAGTCTAATCTGTCTTTTAGATGGAAAAAACAAGGTATCCGACATCATTAAATCCTTAAATGAAAATGGCTACCCAGTTCTACCGGATGAAGTAATAGAAATTTTGAAAAGCCTTCTAGAGGCTAATGTTTTAGAAGATTTTGACGAGTATGAAAGTAGTTTGAAAGAAGAAAAGATTAGTTCTTATGATGCAATTCGCTATGATAGGCAAATACTTCTTTTTCATGCACAAATGGGAAAATATAAAGATGCCTTTAAAGCTCAAAACAAGATTAAAAATACTAGAATTGCCCTTGTAGGTTTAGGTGGAATAGGTAGTTATGCTTTTTACGCATTGGCGGCAATGGGATTTGGATTCATTCGTGCTGTTGATTTTGATCATATTGAACTTTCAAACCTTTCACGGCAAATTCTTTACTCAGAAAATGATATCGGCAAACTGAAAGTAGATGTTGCAAATGAAAAATCAAAAGGAATAAATCCTCATATCACCTATGACTTTTTAAACCTTAAAATTTCAAATGTTGAGGAAGCAATTAAAGTAATTCAGGATGTTGATATTGCTATAGTTGCAGCAGACATACCCAGAGGAAAAATTTGGCAAATTTTTAGCGAAGCAAGCTTTAAGACTAACACTCCAATTCTATTTTTAGGGTCAGCACAAACTTGGGTCTGTTGTGGGCCATTAATTGTACCGGGAGTTACACCCTGTTATGATTGTTCAGCTCCAGAAACTGTCTCTGGAGATCATCCTGTAGTTCAGTTTCTCCGAGATAGATATACAACAACTTTAATCGATCCATATAATTCAATTGGAGCTTCCTTAGGGGTTCTTGAAGCTGTAAAATATATTACAAACTTTCAAGAATGTAGAGTCATTGGTAAGCGATTATTAATTGATTTAGGAACTTACGAAACTTTCCTTGTAGCTGGGGAATCTAAAAAGGGATGCTCAATTTGTGGGAGTAAGAACTAA
- a CDS encoding DUF2608 domain-containing protein → MSIKSFITIALLFFSNLCGIIVETPHFEDLKKYISKDCLVVLDIDDTLLVPVQSLGNDVWFRSRVRYHKELGDSAEVALEKAIAEWEGVRHLTQMKIVEEGTDGIVSEIQNQGFTVIGMTTQGLALSTRTIQQLKSHHIDLSLTAPCPHDHYFMNRLGNLYRKGILFTSGTPKGPSLLKLLDIIDFHPSTVVFINDNGNYLHEVASSLEEKGIQFIGLRYSYSDARIQAFNKDIAEIQWQRSSFARILSDQEALEILEGNK, encoded by the coding sequence ATGAGTATAAAATCATTCATCACTATCGCATTATTATTTTTTTCTAATCTGTGTGGAATTATTGTTGAGACTCCTCATTTTGAGGACCTAAAAAAATATATTTCAAAGGATTGCCTTGTCGTATTGGACATTGACGACACGCTCTTAGTTCCAGTGCAATCTTTAGGAAATGATGTTTGGTTTCGATCCAGGGTAAGATATCACAAAGAGTTAGGTGATTCTGCAGAAGTCGCGCTGGAAAAGGCTATAGCTGAATGGGAAGGTGTCCGCCACCTGACTCAAATGAAAATTGTGGAGGAAGGAACAGACGGCATCGTTTCAGAAATCCAAAATCAAGGCTTTACAGTCATTGGTATGACAACGCAAGGACTTGCACTTTCTACCCGCACTATCCAACAACTTAAAAGTCATCATATTGATCTTTCACTCACTGCGCCCTGCCCCCATGATCATTACTTTATGAACCGTCTCGGTAATTTATACCGCAAAGGAATACTATTTACTTCCGGCACTCCCAAGGGGCCTTCTTTACTTAAACTCTTAGACATCATTGACTTTCACCCTTCAACGGTAGTCTTTATTAACGATAATGGAAACTATCTTCACGAAGTAGCTAGCTCCCTTGAAGAAAAGGGCATTCAATTTATTGGGCTACGTTATAGTTATAGTGATGCACGTATCCAAGCATTTAACAAAGACATTGCAGAAATCCAGTGGCAGCGTTCATCTTTTGCCAGAATATTGTCTGATCAAGAAGCTTTGGAAATTCTAGAAGGTAATAAATAA
- a CDS encoding GNAT family protein yields MMTTTSLSPTKILYNDGNVSLVIRPLHKDDASTLNSSVHESLDNLLPFMDWAHLELSENNQLNRIIKSKQNYLRGSEYDFGVFDALGNFLVSASWHPSKTRNNKCFEIGYWTHVKHCNQGLATLVTKILTFAAFEFMGCDRVEIGCNKANIQSKKVIEKCEFIFEGEIRNYFSNPTEKMLENNYSSERTCLLYGFTSEDLSKISWYKEINKYIKIFYT; encoded by the coding sequence ATGATGACAACTACCTCTTTATCACCGACTAAAATTTTATATAATGATGGGAATGTTTCTTTAGTGATACGACCATTACACAAGGATGATGCTTCAACATTAAACTCTTCTGTACATGAAAGCTTAGATAATCTTTTACCATTTATGGATTGGGCACACTTAGAATTAAGTGAAAACAATCAATTGAATAGAATTATCAAATCCAAACAAAATTATTTGCGAGGATCGGAATATGACTTTGGAGTATTCGATGCGTTGGGAAATTTTTTAGTTTCAGCAAGTTGGCATCCTTCAAAGACAAGAAATAATAAATGCTTTGAAATTGGGTATTGGACACATGTTAAGCATTGCAACCAAGGGCTTGCGACACTTGTAACTAAAATATTAACATTTGCTGCTTTTGAATTTATGGGATGTGATCGAGTTGAAATTGGTTGTAATAAAGCAAATATTCAAAGTAAAAAAGTAATTGAAAAATGCGAATTTATTTTTGAAGGTGAGATCCGGAATTATTTTTCTAACCCAACAGAAAAAATGCTTGAAAATAATTACTCCTCAGAAAGGACGTGTTTATTATATGGATTTACAAGTGAAGATTTGTCAAAAATTTCGTGGTATAAAGAAATAAATAAATATATAAAAATTTTTTATACTTAA